Below is a genomic region from Scyliorhinus canicula chromosome 2, sScyCan1.1, whole genome shotgun sequence.
gggttgctgctgctattgaccaaggtggtaactatctttgagccaggaagtccagaaaaggctgccatcgtttatagaacccttgtattgatcctctcagggcaaatttgaccctttccaattttataaatcccgccatgtcattgatccaggtctccacacttggggggcctcgcatccttccactgtagcaagatccttcgtcgggctactagggacgcaaaggccaggacaccggcctctttcgcctcctgcacgccCAGCTCTACCGcagctccaaaaatcgcgagtccccaccctggtttgaccctggatccaaccaccctcgacaccgtccccgccacccccttccagaattcttccagtgctgggcatgcccagaacatatgggcgtggttcgctggactccccgaacatctggtgcacctatcctcacccccaaagaacctactcatcctagtcccggacatgtgggcccggtgcagcaccttaaattggatgagactaagcctcgcacatgaggaggaagagttgactctctccaaggcatccgcccaagttccgtcctctatctgctccccgagttcctcctcccatttagccttcagctcctccactgacaactcctccacctcctgcattaccttatagatgtcagacaccttcccctctccgacccacacccccgaaagcactctgtccatcgtccccctcgagggcagcaaagggaatccctctagctgacgcctagcaaacgcctttacctgcaagtatctgaacatgttcccttggggaagcccaaatttatcttccagttcccccaggcccgcaaacctcctgccaataaacaggtccctcaatttactgatgcccaccctttgccaccccctaaatcccccatccctgtttcctggaatgaaccgatgattgccacccaatggagcctccatcgagccccctgtttcccccctatgccgtctccactgtccccatattcttagggtcgccgccaccaccgggctcgtggtaaacctcttggggggggggggggggaagcggaaacggtgccgttaccatggcacccaggctcgtacctctacatgacgccatctccattcttttccacgccgcccctcccccctccatcacccatttacgcaccattgacacattggccgcccaatagtaccccagaaggttgggcagcgccagcccgcctctatccctccctcgctccaggaacaccctcttcactctcggagtcccatgtgcccacacaaagctcaaaatactgctagtcactctcctaaagaaggccctggggataaagatgggcaggcactgaaagaggaacaagaacctcggaagcaccgtcattttggcggactgcaccctccccgccaacaacaatggcagcatgtcccacctcttgaactcttcCTACACTGGTAATTTAAGTCCATTGTAGCCCACTTTACAGTCAGCAGTTTACAGCCTCAATGGTACCTGGAGATTTTGTGCCACTATAACTACAATAACATTTTTGCTAAGGTGTTTGGGCAAAACATAATGATTAGCATATGCTGCTACTAAACCGATATGAAAGTTTTATCAGGGACTTTGCAGCTGTTCCTAAAGGATATAAAGGAGACGGAGGATGTACTCCTGCACAGGAAAAGAAGCACGGTGACAGTCCTGTAATTCTATTGTGGACTCATGTGGCCACCCTGCTCGGAACACAGGAAATTGTGAATGCTTTTTAAATTCCTGATTGCATGATTTCAATTTTATTACACTTTTTATGTTACTCCCCTTTATGTGGAGAATGCCTTAACTAAGTTAAGTAACGGAATCACATTTGAGCGCGGTGACATATGTGTGTAGTGAGGGTCTGCCATTCACTGTGCAAAGGATGGCAGACAAAACCCTCATCACATTAAAACAAACACCTGTATGTTCATTTGAGGTGTCATAACCCTCAAGGATCTGAACTAAGAGCTGGAAGGTGAAGCGGGTCGCTACAAACACCATGGAAGAAATAGAAACGGAGGAGGAGAAGCTTTTTAAGAAGCACCGtaaggaaaagaaagaattgcagGCTAAAATACAGGGAATGAAAAATGCTGTCgctaaaaatgacaaaaaaagaagaaaacaacTGGTAGAGGAAGTCGCCAAATTTGAGGCTGAATTGGAACTGAGACACGAGGAGGAAGTTAAACTGCTCACTCGGTCACTTGATGAATCTAGTACGGTTGAATCATCTATCAATGGAATTACAAATTTAGAATTGGAGATCGAAAATGAGACAGCAGTTAAGCAGTCTCGGATATCATAGGCACAGAAGAGAAGGGGAAAAAAAGCTGCTCAGGACAAAGAAAGGGAAGAGAGAATAGCTGAAGCTGAAATTGAGAATTTGAAAGGAGCCAGGCACCTGGAAAATCAGAAACTTGCTGAAATCCTTGCTAAAAGGCAGTTGCAGATCAAGCAGATTCCATCTGATGGTCACTGCATGTACAAAGCTATTGAAGATCAACTTAAAAAACAGAACAGTCTATTGACCCTTGCAGAGTTAAGGATACAGGCAGCTGAATACATGAGAAGTCACCTGGATGATTTCCTGCCTTTTCTGAGCAACTCTAATACAGGAGACATGTATACACCTGAGGAATTTGAAAAGTATTGTGATGAGATTGCCAACACAACAGCCTGGGGTGGACAACTTGAGTTGAGGGCTTTGTCTCACGTTTTGAAAATGCCAGTGGAGGTGATACAAGCTGACTCTGCTCCAGTCACAATAGGTGAAGAGTATGGAACCAAACCAGTAATTCTAGTGTGCATGAGACATGCACAtggtttaggggcagcacggtagcatggtggttagcataaatgcttcacagctccagggtcccaggttcggttcccggctgggttactgtctgtgcagagtctgcacgtcctccccgtgtgtgcgtgggtttcctccgggtgctccggtttcctcccacagtccaaagatgtgcgggttaggtggattggccatgctaaattgcctgtagtgtcctaaaaaagtaaggttggggggggttgttgggttacgggtatagggtgggtacgtgggtttgagtagggtgatcattgctcggcacaacatcgagggccgaagggcctgttctgtgctgtactgttctatgttctattattcggATTAAGTCTTTTTTTGGCTGGTATGGGCACAATGAGCCATATAGCacccttctgtgccataaatctTTCTTGTATTTCTATGCTATGAAACTGGTCAACTGGTCTGTGCTGGTGCTTACAATTCACATGCGCCGCCTTCAACCCAGCTTCAGCTAACCCTCTTTTCATATCCTTGTGCTTgttctccctcatgtacttacTTCCTCTTAAAGGCATCTGTGCCATTCAGCTTCCACATTAtaaccattctctgggtaaagttTTTCTTCTGGGACTGAAAGCGAaagccccagggcctgataatctgcatcccaagatattaaaggaggtggccatggaaataggGAATGCACTGATttttcatcttccaaaattctgttgATTCTGGAGCAGTCCCGGAAGATTGGAGGGAGAAacatgtaaccccgctatttaaaaaaagaagggagggagaaaacagggaattgcagaccagttagcctaacgaCAGTAGGAGGGAAAATGTGCTCGAGTCTTTTACAAAGGTTGCAATACAGGACGCTTAGAAAATATCAGGAGGTGggtgacagagtggttagcactgctgtctacggcattgaggacccaggttcgatcctggccccgggtcactgtgtggagtttccacattctccccgtgtttgcgtgggtttcacccccacaacccaaagatgtgcaggttaggtggattggtcacgctaaattgccccttaattggaaaaaaatcaatgggtactctaaatttaaaaaaaaaaagaaaatatcagAAGGATTAGACAAAGTCCAAGTGGATTGTTTGGCAGACCACTGAGATTTTGAGGACTTACTGTTAGACTAGATAAGGGGGAACCAGTGAAAATAGGaatgggggaggccattcagcccttccatcctgctccgccattcattatgatcatggttgatcgtccaactcaattgcctgatcctgcctccccccccccccccccaaccaccaccaccaccaccacatcctttaatccccttcaccccaagtgctatatctaactgcttcttgaaaacatacaacatTTTgacatcaactactttctgtggtagcgaattccagaggcttaccactctctggttgaagacatttctcttcatctctgtcttaaacatttACCCGGTATCCTCAGATTAAGCCTCGTGATTCTGGACACCCCCAGCAATGGGGTCATCCtttctgcatttaccctgtctggTACTGTCTGAATTTTATAGGTTTATATGagattctctctctcctctccccccccccccccccccccccccccccctctcctcgttcttctgaacttcaatgaatacaatcctaactaacttaatctctcctcacacgaCAGTCCTGCCTTCCCAGAAATTAGCCTGGTAAACTTTCTCTATACTCCCTCTAGAGcagtggttttcaaactttttttccagggacccatttttaccagccgaccgaccgaccttcgcaccCCATGCCGCCGGACCTTCAcgtcccacgccggccgaccttcgcgcccCACGCCAGctaaccttcgcggcccacgctgccggaccttcacgccccacgccagctgaccttcgcgccccacgccggccgaccttcgcaccccacgccagctgaccttcgcgccccacgccggccgaccttcacgccccacgccggccgaccttcgcgcccCACGCCGGCGGACCTTCGCACCCCACGCCGGTGGACCTTCACgtcccacgccagctgaccttcgcggcccaccattttctcttaccttgtttgttgttgacataaatggagaaaatggttttgggtccctttggcttcctgaacttgaaaataaaagtctgcgaccattttttaaaaatgcagcagtaCTGCTCATTGTCCCCGATCATTGGCGTGCATGCGCATAGTTTAGGTttgtgcatgcgcaccgatgatagGACActcatgcgcagtgcagccaaaATTtgttatctgttcctggccattttgaaggctgctcgcagccggcattattaaaagccagctgctacGGCTGTTGCACGCGCATTTGCGGGATCGGGAGCGCCGTGACGGACGGCGCCGCGATCCTCCCGACAGCCGCCCGCGGGCCGCGCCCCCAAGTTTGACTATGCCtgctcgagagcaagaacatccttccttctatgaggagaccaaactgcacacactattcctgGTGCGGCCCCACTAAGACCCTGTATAACtggagcaagacatccctgctcatgCCACTGAATCTTCTCACTAtgcaggccaacataccatttgccttctttactgcctgctgtagctacaagcttaccttcagtgactcgtgcacaaggacacccaggtctcattgcacataccCCTCTcctatgtcgtcattgtctacaggaatagtgccagaagactggaggataacaaatgttgtccccttgttcaagaaggggagtagagacaacccctgtaactgtagaccagtgagccttacttctgttgtgggcaaagtcttggaaaggtttataagaggtaggatgtataatcatctaggaaggaataatttgattagggatagtcaacacggttttgtgaagggtaggtcgtgcctcacaaaccttattgaattctttgagaaggtgaccaaacaggtggacgaaggtaaagcagttgatgtggcgtatatggatttcagtaaagcgtttgataaggttccccacggtagacgattgcagaaaatacggaggctggggattcagggtgatttagcagtttggatcagaaattggccagctgtaagaagacagagggtggtggttgatgggaaatgttcaggctggagttcagttactagtggtgtaccacaaggatctgttttgggggcactgctgtttgtcatttttataaatgacctggaggagggcgtagaaggatgggtgagtaaatttgcagatgacactaaagttggtggagttgtggacagtgcggaaggatgttgcaggttacagaaggacatagataagctgcagagctgggctgagaggtggcaaatggagtttaatgcagaaaagtgtgaggtgattcattttggaaagagtaacaggaagacagagtactgggctaacggtaagattcttggtagtgtggatgagcagagagatcgcggtgtgcatgtacatagatcctttaAAGTTGCCtcccagattgatagggttgttaagaaggcgtacggtgtgttagcttttattggtagaggaattgagtttcggacccatgacgtcatgttgcagctgcacaaaactctggtgcaactgcatttggagtattgcgtacagttctggtcgcctcattataggaaggatgtggaagcattggaaagggtgcagaggaaatttaccgggatgttgcctggtgtggagggatgatcttatgaggaaaggctgaaggacttgaggctgttttcgttagagagaagaaggttaagaggtgacttaattgaggcatacaagatgatcagaggattagatagggtggacagtgagagcctttttcctcggatggtgatgtctagcacgaggggacatagttttaaattgaggggagata
It encodes:
- the LOC119953295 gene encoding deubiquitinase OTUD6B-like yields the protein MEEIETEEEKLFKKHRKEKKELQAKIQGMKNAVAKNDKKRRKQLVEEVAKFEAELELRHEEEVKLLTRSLDESSTVESSINGITNLELEIENETAVKQSRIS